The nucleotide sequence atcttccacctataaatcaatacacagaagttaagggtttaaaattaataaataaataaacaaacaaacaaataaataaaggaagggaggaaggaaggaattaaaaaataaaggaaggaagatagaaagaaagaagaaataaagaaagagaaagagacagagagagagagagtgtgtatgCACCTGGACTTTATGACTATGGGGAGATAAAGTGATAATGCAGGTCTTTCCAATTGATAGGAACTAGCTAATTATTGTAGGAGAGGCATAGGTAATTTGAATGAGGTAAACTAAGGTGAATCATTCAAGGTCTCAGTTTTATAAAAGACCTTGGCCTACTTAACGTATCTTGACACCTCCTATTGTAATCACCCGGCTCCTGTCAATTGGAATTATTCTAGCTAATTGGAATTAGATATGGTAAATTGGGTCAGTTCTAATATTAAATGGGGGCCGAGGGGTCAGTGGTGCATTGACAATCCAGAGTATCagcattcacattcagatttattaGGCATTATCTTTATAAGCAGCACTTTGCCTCAGAGGCTGTTGTCTATATGCTCCAAGTGGATTTCCTTGAGATTCTGAGAGTGAGCCCCAGAATGTCCCTGTCTGCTGAAGCAGGCTTTTAAACCCAGGGAGGCTCCTCCAGAACCTGACCacactcttccccctccctccctccctcttctctcaaaAGTCACAGTCCTCTTCAGGGAAGCCAGGACTACTAGGGCTGATCCTATTGGGCACATTGTAATCCTGTCAGCCCCTGGCCCCTCCCACTACCCCCCGATTCCTAAACTCCATTCCGGTCTCAGCTCCCTCCAGAAAACCCTGTTAAGGCCAGAGAGAGGATGATGACCCCAAGAGACCTGTCACTTGGTTCAGGTACACACCAGCCTGCCTGCCTGGTTGTTGTGCAGATTCATCAAAGCTCTGGCGTCCTTGCCCTTCTCCAGACCATCCACAAAGAGTTTGGAGATTCTCTCCCCAAACTCCACATTGTCACTGCATCCTCCCCAGATCCAGCCATGGCCACCTGTATGCAAGGGAAGACCGAGGAGGGTGTTACCCCAGAAGTCCCATGGTCATTCCAGAAATTAGGGTGAAGACTATTTTCAATTTTCCCTTTGTGGCCCCAGGTGCCCAGCacagagcaggcacttaataaaatgctcaTTGAATTGTCAAGTTGAAAATTAGCTTCCTTTTAGAATGGAGCACTGTAGTCCTGCTTGGGGATAAGTGAGGGGCAGGGGGAGCCACAGCCAAAGGAGAAAAAGCACAACAAAGTGGGGAAGAAATGACCCTGAGTCTGGAAGGAGGCTGATGACTTTACTATAGAGCcagtttgggggggaggggtgctAGGTGGCTCAAAAGATTGAGAACCACACCTAGAAACaggggatcctgggttcatatatgatctcagatactccctagctatgtgatcctgagcaagtcacttaatccacacttcctagctcttaccactcttctgctttagaacccatagacagtattgattaagttaagagttgaaaaaaaagagCCACTGGATATCTTTGATCCCTCATGAATAAAAATGGAAGGCAGAGAATGGGGTTAAGGGAGAGGTAGAATCACAGTCTTGCAAAAGCTTAGCTGAATAGGCATGAACCATAGCTAGATCATAGTCAAAGCCCCCAAATTTCAGATCTTCTGGCCTATTCTTCCCTATTTCACCCAGCTTTCCAGCTCTATGGATTTAGGGTGGGGCAGGAATGGGGAGATGCTTCATCCACACTTTCCTGTCTGTTCTCCACTCCTTGCCCTTGTTCTCCCTGCACACCAGACTCACCAGTTTTTCCATTGTTGGACTCATCACAGCTGCAGTTCTCAAAATCCCCCATGCTACAGTTCTTGGTGATGGTATACATAACCCCTGCAGAGCTGATGGCATGGATGAAAGATGTCTCCCTAGTAGCTTTGGAACAGGGAGAGTTACAGAGTATGTTACTGAAGACAGAAGAGGAACCTACTTCATCAAGGTGACTGATAGCCTGCAGAGGAAAGCTGACCCTGCAGATCTGAAATCAGGTGCTTAGAAGGTATTTTTCAGCTTCAGGATTCAAAGTGTGTTTGCTGCTGTTTCATCCATCCCAGGTATGATGGTCAcacaaggggaaactgaggcttataaaAAACATAATGTGCCCCAGGGGAAATAAGAGACCCTGCTGTACTGAAGTGgtacaggggaaaaaaatatagaaaaacactggatttggaatcatggaatccagatttaaattcaaatcaaatgaggaggttagactagaagacctctaaatttccttctagctctctAATCTATGACTTCAGCTCTGATTAGTGAAGAATATTATTGGTGTAAGAAATAAGAATGCTGAACACAAATTTCACCTTGGACACtcatagctttgtgaccccatacCAGTCACTTTCTAACCTctttcagtctcaatttcctcatctataaaatggggggtgggggtggatagGAACAGACACCTACCTTCCCAGAGTTCCTCctagggtcaaatgagataatgtatgttgAGAATCTTGCTAATCTTAATGGGAtacataaatgtgaactattattattatgattacacATCTGAGAACTCGGGAACAGAAAGCAACTCTTTACAGCATAATTCCTCACTTATTAATTAGTTTCTCTCCATTCCATCCCTTGCTCCCCAAGTTCCAGGGAGAGGGggcattcattctttctttcccattgCATTTACTCGGAAAGATCCctccaaatatttttaatatgtcaCCATGACGCTTGAGGTCATTTACATAAAAATACACCTGTACATCCACAGATGGGCATAGATACCCATCAACATAGAGAGAAGCAGAGGGCCACAATGAGCCAGGTGCAGACAGTGGCAAACACAGACTTACCACTCCTCAGTCGGTTGTGAGTAGAGATCTGCAGGGCGCTCTCCGGACAGTTCCAGCGCTCCCACGCAAACTGGAACTTACACTCCTCGATGCCACTCTGGGCACCCAGGGCTACACTGGTTGTGTAAGTCAGGTAGGCCTGGGAGTGGAGAGGAAGGAATTGAAACTTCTAAGACTTGTTCTGGGAGTCCCCGCCTCCTGACTTCTGGGGGTGAGGGGCTTAAGGGAGCAGGAGCCGAAATGACCACCTCCAGGGGCAGGGGGCTCTAATCACAATATCCCAGCCGCAGTGGGAGTAGGGGGTGgccactgcttccttttcttctctcatagtctcctttccccctcttcctccctcaaaACGAAAACCAAAACCTCAGGGGCTTGAGGGGAGGGAGCGAACTTCTCTCCTTCAGTTTTCTCCGACGTATCTCCATTGACTGACTATATTCACTTGCCTCATTTCTCACCTTAACCTCCAAGGACTGGGCATGTCTTCTTTTCCATTCCGCCCACTTCCCAAGACCCCCAAACATCGTGCCATCTCCCCGAATTTACTTTAGGCAAACACGGGACATACAGCAAGGGTACATATACGTGCCCACAGTTGTGCCCCGTGCATTTGCATGCGTGGGCACAGACATGACATACAGACACTGACGCAAAGAGTGTCCTACCTTGGGTCCTGTCATCAGGAAATTGTTCACTGACCTAGAgcgaagggggggggggggggaatgagctgtgaatgtgaatgaatggaagaaaaattCGAAGGAGGAACCTCGGAGGCAAAAGCTGAGGAGGGAAGACTTACCAGGCAGAGGTCGTGAGAATGGCATAGCAAATGCCCACAGCTACTAGCAGGAGAAGGCGCTCATTCATGGCTCTGCCCTCCTGGGTCCTGCTTGGACCTCAGCCCCCAGGGGAGAGCCAGCCTAAAAGGTGAGGGATGAAGGGACTGCCCGCTAGCCTTCAAGGAGTAGAACTCAAGGGAGATCTTGCTATTTATAGGGGAAAGTTTTAAGCAGCCCGGGGGTtggcggggggcgggggggggttgGAGGGGGTACGTACGACAGCTAGCCCAGCAACCCGATTTCATTTGTTCTCCAGTGATGCGGTTAGAGGAGACAGTAGCCCAATAGGGCACTCCTTGAGCTCGGCACTTCAAAAGGTGAGAGGAGGGAGCAGTCCGTGGCTCCGCCCCGCCTTGCCCTACCTAGTATCCTCCCTACCACTGGTTCTTGGGGCTAGGAGTTTTCTTTAGCTTACCGAGGAGAAACATGGTCCGTGGCCGGGATCAGAGCAGGTCCTCAGCTGACCTCACCTCCCCCAAAGTCTGGGGTTTCCGTATGATGTCCTAGTTTAGGATTCTTATTTGTCCAGTGACAAGCTTCCTCCAAGGGTGGGTATTGGGGCGGGGTGGAAACTGGGATTCTTGTGTTACTCAGAGTTTTGTCTCTTCTCATGCGCTCCTCTGGGTACAACACAGGAGCAAGTGGTGGGTAGACTCCAAACTGAAGttccttctgcctcagaaacttcctggctgtgtgactctaggcaagttgcTAAACCTCTCCCActatcaattttctcatctataaggaATAGCACCTTATTCAAcagggttgttgtgtggatcaaaggagataaagtATCTAAGGTGCTCTGCAGACCTTAAgccattatataaatatgagctattatcaGAAAAAAAGGATCTGAGATTGAGAAAATTGTGGATTGAGAATTAGTTTGGGTGGGTTAGAACCTGTTCTTTCCCCTGGGAGGGTCTGGGGACTAGGACTCTGTTCCTGATTCCGTATGGCCTTTGGGTGTCATTTACTAGAATTATTAATCTTATTAATAGTTATAGTTAATGAAACCAATCTCACATTTGCACAGGGACCTATGACAAGCAGTAAACAAAGTGGTTCCCTATTCCTTCACTCACTGGATTCATTCAGCCTTAATTATCAGATGGGAAGGATTGgtggctaggatttgaacccagactttgTGAATCCTAATGAAGTGCATCTTTTATGACCAGTTACTTCCAAGCTCAAtaaatgcctcagtttctttctatcaaaaaagggataataattctTTTCTTGCCTCAAAGGACTATTAACAATTGGTAGGTGTTAAGTACTTTAAAAGTGGAACCAATGTATAATGTCATTATATCATCATCATATTATCATTATAATTGTTACCATTCTAAGTTGAAGTGGCAGTTTGTTTTGTAGGAGtggggaagtcaggaagatctaggttcaagttccacctctgacatttactggttGTAAATTTTACCTCGGACACTGGGtagatcatttaacttctccaggCTATAGGCAACTCTctcagattataaattgcagaattGGTGCTCAATCGGCACTGATAGAGGGTGCTTCCTCACCTGGGGGtcccctatgccaatgaaatcataggtcaagCCCCTAGCCCTACCAATAAGTTATTCTCATTGGCTCTCCTCCTCCAGGGGCAACTATGTATGTGAAGACAACAtttctgctcccctcccccttcattACTACTCTTGGCACTGGCATCATACCCAAGTTTCCCAATAGCATTCTTTCCAGTTTGCTTGAATTCCAGCTGCTCATACTGTGTCAAGAGACTTATCCACTTCCCGTCATAGTTACAGGTTCCATTGACTAGATTCTCAGACATTTGAGAATGAATCTGAGACAGAACTTGTGATTTGAatatagattggactagatgacctctaggtTCTTTTCCAACTTTGAGGTTCTATTATTCTATGAGTGGAGGTCGTAGGTCACAGGGGTAGTCCACTGGCAAGTGTTGATTCAAGAAGGTAGATGATTTCAAGGAGAATCTGGGATTTTCCAGGCTGGTGAAAACTGTCTAAAGTGGTTACAGGAATGGAATGGGGAGGCAAGAGTAGGGAGAAATGGTACTTATGCCATCCTCAGAAAAATGTGACCTGATGAAACTCAGAGGCCTTTCTTTGCCTGATGGTCACTTCTGGGGCACAAAGCATCCATTCTTCTGTTTTCTGTGCTTCAATGAGTGTAAAATTGGAGAATGTACATTGATAAGGtttagggagagagagatttcacCTGTAGGTGACATGAACCAGAGCtcagagtggggggggggggagggaagctgGAGGTGACTAGAGGACTCTGGATGAATCAGGGAGAAGGAGGAACTGGAAGTGGAGGTCCTGATTCATCATCGTCTGACCCACTATAGCACTATAGTCCTggaagtcaggagacttgggttctagtcccagGTCTGAGGAGTTCACTCTGACCTCCCAGAGTCCCAAGATTCTCAGGAGTCCTAGGAGTTCATGGGGCGACCTTGGTTAGCCTCAAGTTCTCAGgagctcagtttccttctttaaaaatgaggttaaatgggagcagctagttggttcaatggattgagatccaggccttgagataggaagtcctgggttcaaatctagccttaagacacttactagttatataagcaagttacttaaactccattgcctagcccttactgcttttctgccttagaactaatatccagtattgattctaaaatggattttaaaaatgaggatataATTATGTGTACCTCAAGATGTCTTTATGAGGCACAAATGGAATAATGGAAGTGTTTTGGAAATTGTGAAGCAACTAACAAATGTTTGAGATCACAGTATACCAAATAATTTCCTTCACCTGAGGAATGGTGGAGGCATTCAAGGCTCCCCCAGTCATTATCTGGGATTCTAAAATCAAATggggtaatatttataaaagcactttGGCACAATGTGTGGGACAtaccaggcacttaataaatgcttatttctttccctcttcctttcaagTCTTTTCCGTATTCCTGCCAATGCTGACTACCTCAGGCTCCCCCAAAGGGCCACATCCCTCTCTTGGCTCCAAGTTTATTAGTAAGGCTTGGAGAGTACTTAGCACCCAGGGGCCCAAGGAGGGCTGCTGGAGCCAGACTCATCAGGTGGGTAAGAATGTCATGAATGCTAAATGTTCCTAATGGACTCAGGCTCGTTTCCCAGCCCCCAGCCCCTGCTGggaggacagggttcacacattCCTTCTGCAGTCTAGGAAGGACCCCCTAGGGTTCATGTAGCCTCCCCACTGCCTTAGAGCAGGacactcttcctttcccctccccacaatTCAGATAAACCAGAGGTTCCCAGGGAGGGAGATCAGCTTCAGTCTTAGACATTCACCCATTTTGCCCTGTCTAGAAGTTCCATCAGATATCTCATTTTCAACTCCAAATTTAGCAGGGTGGACTTCTCACCCCTTCTCACTGGGCTTTTGGACTGGGTCAGATTTTAAAGCAGTCTCCCTAGGTAGAGTTCTGGAGACTGTCCTTGTCATTCTCCCTCTGGGTTCCTATGTAGGATGATCAATTGTGTCTTATACTGCCTTCATTTCAACTCAATTATACAAATCATACCAGGCTGGGCTAAAAACACAGATTCTATACCATGATCTGCCACACTGTGAGGCACTTCCTCTACACAGACTGATTTCCTCAAGCATAAAACAGGTGGGGAGGTGGTGCAGAATTAGATCCTATCTCTGaggttttttgaaaattttaaagtctaTGATTTTCTGGAATACTTATTTGAGCATAGCCCTTTCCACCTATCCCCAGGAAACTGCCTTGTGTAAAATAGGCTCCCAAGTCAGTGctgaatggaagcttcttgaagacagagcaaaaccatttcacttttgtctttagaACCTAGAACAAagtaaatgttcaataaaatTCTCCTTTACTAGTTGGTTGattattgaggaaattgaggggaaaacCAAAGGTGGTGTTGATTCAAGGGTAAGCCCCAAGCCATTTTCCCATTTTGGGGGAGGGTTGGGGGGAACAAtttttgtaaaaggaatttgCCTGAAAGAAAGAATCCTGGGATGGGAATTAGGAGACTAGGGTTCATATCATGATTTCATCACCAACTAATTGCATCATCTAGAAGAGCAGACCAATCAGCCTGACTGgggtttgtttcctcatctgcagaataaatgagttgggctagatgatctctaaggtccctcctaacAGTCTATGTATGACTCTAAGGTCTACTTTGCAGAGTAGGCAATTAACTTACAGTACTCATTAATCCAAAAGACATTACTAGCACTAATAGAAATGGGTCCTAAATTATGAATTTATGAATGACAAGCATAAATGTCTAATGAGGAAAACTTTTGACCTCTTCTCTGAACCCACAGGAATTCATTTACTATTTGTACTGATTCTTCTATATAGACCTGTTTTGGCCTTGTACTGTTATTAGATTTccttctctcaatctctctctctctctctctctctctctctctctctctttctctgtctttcccttccttccttccttccttgcttccttgcttccttgcttccttccttctttccttttcttccttgcttccttcttctttccttttcttccttccttccttcttccttccttccttccttccttccttccttccttccttccttccttccttccNNNNNNNNNNNNNNNNNNNNNNNNNNNNNNNNNNNNNNNNNNNNNNNNNNNNNNNNNNNNNNNNNNNNNNNNNNNNNNNNNNNNNNNNNNNNNNNNNNNNNNNNNNNNNNNNNNNNNNNNNNNNNNNNNNNNNNNNNNNNNNNNNNNNNNNNNNNNNNNNNNNNNNNNNNNNNNNNNNNNNNNNNNNNNNNNNNNNNNNNNNNNNNNNNNNNNNNNNNNNNNNNNNNNNNNNNNNNNNNNNNNNNNNNNNNNNNNNNNNNNNNNNNNNNNNNNNNNNNNNNNNNNNNNNNNNNNNNNNNNNNNNNNNNNNNNNNNNNNNNNNNNNNNNNNNNNNNNNNNNNNNNNNNNNNNNNNNNNNNNNNNNNNNNNNNNNNNNNNNNNNNNNNNNNNNNNNNNNNNNNNNNNNNNNNNNNNNNNNNNNNNNNNNNNNNNNNNNNNNNNNNNNNNNNNNNNNNNN is from Gracilinanus agilis isolate LMUSP501 chromosome 2, AgileGrace, whole genome shotgun sequence and encodes:
- the WNT8A gene encoding protein Wnt-8a; translated protein: MNERLLLLVAVGICYAILTTSAWSVNNFLMTGPKAYLTYTTSVALGAQSGIEECKFQFAWERWNCPESALQISTHNRLRSATRETSFIHAISSAGVMYTITKNCSMGDFENCSCDESNNGKTGGHGWIWGGCSDNVEFGERISKLFVDGLEKGKDARALMNLHNNQAGRLAVRATMKRTCKCHGISGSCSIQTCWLQLADFREMGDYLKAKYNQALKIEMDKQQFRAGNSAESRWAPAEAFHPNVEAELIFLEESPDYCIRNSSLGIYGTEGRECLQSGRNLSQWERRNCGRLCMDCGLGVEERRTEAVNSCNCKFQWCCTVRCD